The following are from one region of the Arachis duranensis cultivar V14167 chromosome 10, aradu.V14167.gnm2.J7QH, whole genome shotgun sequence genome:
- the LOC107470056 gene encoding uncharacterized protein LOC107470056 isoform X2, which translates to MSGSKKNKEHLSIKVQKSGCKEVISAHKTKLSHPKPTKSRAPVPSHVSKKPSALPPSSSQPPQKFKRNLLSSHANHTPSPSQSPAESPYCSPIQPQSFDNAPNNERNLHHAHSSDENHQDESLAQEGELVTQERLLKIEPFGNDKFSEFCPFWRHASEQMRDLWFTEFRKNCMWEPQHNARIRQIFEIKESDRLRSLMNQERHNYSNDPNHAPKYIPEPIWHQLLHYFATYSNFKNWSAANTVNRASNAGSSMHTGGSISMGEHARRMEKATGVKPSLEEVYTKCHTKKDKSWIDERSEKVIGEFKKRKTELSQVALSLDNEGDVEASKEGLDIPDDYTVWNEVVTKGKKKAAFGLGSFGLDLSSKLDSKNCPETSKDNLNIEQELHMWKEKAKEQKIINEEQNVKLKDAEHKLKDQGRQLKVQQKRIGSTEKTIHALYKKLNLSLPSTLSDPTEDELGTGSSDDNMSD; encoded by the exons ATGTCaggttctaaaaaaaataaagaacacttGTCAATTAAAGTACAAAAGTCTGGTTGTAAGGAGGTGATTAGTGCACACAAAACTAAGCTTTCACACCCTAAACCTACAAAATCACGAGCTCCAGTTCCTTCACATGTATCTAAAAAGCCTTCAGCATTACCACCCTCTTCTTCGCAGCCACCacaaaaattcaagagaaatttACTATCTTCCCATGCCAATCATACACCATCACCATCACAATCACCAGCTGAATCACCATATTGTTCACCTATCCAACCTCAGTCATTTGATAATGCTCCTAATAATGAACGAAATTTACATCATGCTCACTCATCGGATGAAAATCATCAAGATGAATCTCTTGCTCAAGAAGGTGAACTTGTCACTCAAGAAAGGCTCTTGAAAATAGAGCCTTTTGGCAATGA CAAATTTTCAGAATTCTGCCCTTTCTGGAGACATGCTAGTGAGCAAATGCGAGATTTGTGGTTTACTGAATTTAGG aAAAATTGTATGTGGGAACCTCAACACAATGCAAGAATTCGTCAAATTTTTGAGATTAAAGAGAGTGATCGATTAAGATCGTTGATGAATCAGGAGAGACACAATTATTCAAATGACCCTAACCATGCACCAAAATATATTCCTGAACCCATTTGGCATCAACTATTACATTATTTTGCTACATATTCGAACTTTAAGAACTGGTCAGCAGCAAATACTGTGAATCGAGCATCAAATGCTGGAAGTTCCATGCATACTGGTGGTTCCATATCTATGGGTGAACATGCACGCAGAATG GAGAAAGCTACGGGAGTAAAACCTTCTCTAGAAGAGGTTTATACCAAATGCCACACCAAAAAAGACAAAAGTTGGATTGATGAAAGATCTGAGAAAGTCATT GGTGAATTCAAAAAGCGAAAGACAGAACTTTCTCAAGTAGCTTTATCCTTGGATAATGAGGGAGATGTTGAGGCATCTAAGGAAGGCCTAGATATACCAGATGATTATACTGTTTGGaacgaagttgtgacaaagggAAAAAAGAAAGCTGCTTTTGGTTTAGGTTCTTTTGGCTTAGATCTCTCTTCAAAGTTGGATTCCAAAAATTGTCCAGAGACATCCAAAGACAAtctaaatattgagcaagaaCTTCACatgtggaaagaaaaagcaaaggaGCAAAAAATAATCAATGAAGAGCAAAATGTTAAGTTGAAAGATGCTGAGCACAAGTTAAAAGATCAAGGACGTCAACTAAAAGTTCAACAGAAAAGAATTGGTTCTACTGAAAAGACAATTCATGCTTTGTATAAAAAGTTGAATCTCTCACTTCCTTCAACCTTGTCTGATCCTACGGAAGATGAGCTTGGGACAGGCTCTAGTGATGATAACATGAGTGATTGA
- the LOC107470056 gene encoding uncharacterized protein LOC107470056 isoform X1, translating to MHTYFSEDYGIIMHSYEERSKKMSGSKKNKEHLSIKVQKSGCKEVISAHKTKLSHPKPTKSRAPVPSHVSKKPSALPPSSSQPPQKFKRNLLSSHANHTPSPSQSPAESPYCSPIQPQSFDNAPNNERNLHHAHSSDENHQDESLAQEGELVTQERLLKIEPFGNDKFSEFCPFWRHASEQMRDLWFTEFRKNCMWEPQHNARIRQIFEIKESDRLRSLMNQERHNYSNDPNHAPKYIPEPIWHQLLHYFATYSNFKNWSAANTVNRASNAGSSMHTGGSISMGEHARRMEKATGVKPSLEEVYTKCHTKKDKSWIDERSEKVIGEFKKRKTELSQVALSLDNEGDVEASKEGLDIPDDYTVWNEVVTKGKKKAAFGLGSFGLDLSSKLDSKNCPETSKDNLNIEQELHMWKEKAKEQKIINEEQNVKLKDAEHKLKDQGRQLKVQQKRIGSTEKTIHALYKKLNLSLPSTLSDPTEDELGTGSSDDNMSD from the exons ATGCACACATATTTTAGTGAAGACTACGGCATAATCATGCATTCTTATGAAGAAAGGAGTAAAAAG ATGTCaggttctaaaaaaaataaagaacacttGTCAATTAAAGTACAAAAGTCTGGTTGTAAGGAGGTGATTAGTGCACACAAAACTAAGCTTTCACACCCTAAACCTACAAAATCACGAGCTCCAGTTCCTTCACATGTATCTAAAAAGCCTTCAGCATTACCACCCTCTTCTTCGCAGCCACCacaaaaattcaagagaaatttACTATCTTCCCATGCCAATCATACACCATCACCATCACAATCACCAGCTGAATCACCATATTGTTCACCTATCCAACCTCAGTCATTTGATAATGCTCCTAATAATGAACGAAATTTACATCATGCTCACTCATCGGATGAAAATCATCAAGATGAATCTCTTGCTCAAGAAGGTGAACTTGTCACTCAAGAAAGGCTCTTGAAAATAGAGCCTTTTGGCAATGA CAAATTTTCAGAATTCTGCCCTTTCTGGAGACATGCTAGTGAGCAAATGCGAGATTTGTGGTTTACTGAATTTAGG aAAAATTGTATGTGGGAACCTCAACACAATGCAAGAATTCGTCAAATTTTTGAGATTAAAGAGAGTGATCGATTAAGATCGTTGATGAATCAGGAGAGACACAATTATTCAAATGACCCTAACCATGCACCAAAATATATTCCTGAACCCATTTGGCATCAACTATTACATTATTTTGCTACATATTCGAACTTTAAGAACTGGTCAGCAGCAAATACTGTGAATCGAGCATCAAATGCTGGAAGTTCCATGCATACTGGTGGTTCCATATCTATGGGTGAACATGCACGCAGAATG GAGAAAGCTACGGGAGTAAAACCTTCTCTAGAAGAGGTTTATACCAAATGCCACACCAAAAAAGACAAAAGTTGGATTGATGAAAGATCTGAGAAAGTCATT GGTGAATTCAAAAAGCGAAAGACAGAACTTTCTCAAGTAGCTTTATCCTTGGATAATGAGGGAGATGTTGAGGCATCTAAGGAAGGCCTAGATATACCAGATGATTATACTGTTTGGaacgaagttgtgacaaagggAAAAAAGAAAGCTGCTTTTGGTTTAGGTTCTTTTGGCTTAGATCTCTCTTCAAAGTTGGATTCCAAAAATTGTCCAGAGACATCCAAAGACAAtctaaatattgagcaagaaCTTCACatgtggaaagaaaaagcaaaggaGCAAAAAATAATCAATGAAGAGCAAAATGTTAAGTTGAAAGATGCTGAGCACAAGTTAAAAGATCAAGGACGTCAACTAAAAGTTCAACAGAAAAGAATTGGTTCTACTGAAAAGACAATTCATGCTTTGTATAAAAAGTTGAATCTCTCACTTCCTTCAACCTTGTCTGATCCTACGGAAGATGAGCTTGGGACAGGCTCTAGTGATGATAACATGAGTGATTGA
- the LOC107470056 gene encoding uncharacterized protein LOC107470056 isoform X3: MKFCPFWRHASEQMRDLWFTEFRKNCMWEPQHNARIRQIFEIKESDRLRSLMNQERHNYSNDPNHAPKYIPEPIWHQLLHYFATYSNFKNWSAANTVNRASNAGSSMHTGGSISMGEHARRMEKATGVKPSLEEVYTKCHTKKDKSWIDERSEKVIGEFKKRKTELSQVALSLDNEGDVEASKEGLDIPDDYTVWNEVVTKGKKKAAFGLGSFGLDLSSKLDSKNCPETSKDNLNIEQELHMWKEKAKEQKIINEEQNVKLKDAEHKLKDQGRQLKVQQKRIGSTEKTIHALYKKLNLSLPSTLSDPTEDELGTGSSDDNMSD, translated from the exons ATGA AATTCTGCCCTTTCTGGAGACATGCTAGTGAGCAAATGCGAGATTTGTGGTTTACTGAATTTAGG aAAAATTGTATGTGGGAACCTCAACACAATGCAAGAATTCGTCAAATTTTTGAGATTAAAGAGAGTGATCGATTAAGATCGTTGATGAATCAGGAGAGACACAATTATTCAAATGACCCTAACCATGCACCAAAATATATTCCTGAACCCATTTGGCATCAACTATTACATTATTTTGCTACATATTCGAACTTTAAGAACTGGTCAGCAGCAAATACTGTGAATCGAGCATCAAATGCTGGAAGTTCCATGCATACTGGTGGTTCCATATCTATGGGTGAACATGCACGCAGAATG GAGAAAGCTACGGGAGTAAAACCTTCTCTAGAAGAGGTTTATACCAAATGCCACACCAAAAAAGACAAAAGTTGGATTGATGAAAGATCTGAGAAAGTCATT GGTGAATTCAAAAAGCGAAAGACAGAACTTTCTCAAGTAGCTTTATCCTTGGATAATGAGGGAGATGTTGAGGCATCTAAGGAAGGCCTAGATATACCAGATGATTATACTGTTTGGaacgaagttgtgacaaagggAAAAAAGAAAGCTGCTTTTGGTTTAGGTTCTTTTGGCTTAGATCTCTCTTCAAAGTTGGATTCCAAAAATTGTCCAGAGACATCCAAAGACAAtctaaatattgagcaagaaCTTCACatgtggaaagaaaaagcaaaggaGCAAAAAATAATCAATGAAGAGCAAAATGTTAAGTTGAAAGATGCTGAGCACAAGTTAAAAGATCAAGGACGTCAACTAAAAGTTCAACAGAAAAGAATTGGTTCTACTGAAAAGACAATTCATGCTTTGTATAAAAAGTTGAATCTCTCACTTCCTTCAACCTTGTCTGATCCTACGGAAGATGAGCTTGGGACAGGCTCTAGTGATGATAACATGAGTGATTGA
- the LOC107470031 gene encoding uncharacterized protein LOC107470031, whose translation MKVVVLEGISGGIRVILHMVHTVHKVVDMVDTDWDHMEVFGGLRHTGTLMSTRGRDRAHSRENRNEQPADNHAEFMVAMTNLANTMEANAVTTLQAMQRLGQPVGNENENGEGNANDNAEGNSDNTGVALMTLTIFLKTDFYKKYFPESAREAKEMELMQLKQGSLLVADYTSKFEELYRFSRVCRVAPKTYESWKCIKYQRGLKDNIMTVVTPIEICTFSDSVNKPRVVEEYAKTVAASKDTHGGNTCGCFNCGLPGHITKDCARGKNPNAGQSQYQGRVFAVNAKDASKADPLMRGICLISDKTLIALYDTGASYSFILFDKVEELGLKVPELAFELHVHTPHQTVMTRSGCRQVGFKLEGRDFMHDLICLPMVGLEIILEFDWLSKNRILLDCFEWSIQFMPEGENGGVVAEGYYLNSVMVHCNAKKCQGYILMTANASGDALNLDQIPIVRDFPEVFPKDIPEFPPQRKIEFAIELVPGTGPLTTAPYRMALIELDELKTQLKELLNKRFIRPSVSPWGVPVLLVKKKDGGM comes from the exons AtgaaggtggtggttcttgagggTATTAGTGGTGGAATTAGGGTGATTCTACATATGGTTCATACGGTTCACAAGGTGGTTGATATGGTGGATACAGATTgggatcatatggaggtgtttggtggtttGAGACAT ACAGGAACCCTAATGTCCACTCGTGGACGAGATCGAGCACATTCACGAGAAAATAGGAATGAGCAACCGGCAGACAACCATGCCGAATTTATGGTGGCAATGACAAATTTAGCGAACACTATGGAGGCTAATGCTGTTACGACTCTGCAAGCTATGCAGAGGTTAGGCCAACCGGTCGGAAACGAAAATGAGAATGGCGAAGGAAATGCAAATGACAATGCTGAGGGAAACAGCGATAACACGGGAGTTGCTCTGATGACCTTGACGATTTTTCTCAAG ACGGACTTCTACAAGAAATACTTTCCTGAGTCTGCTAGGGAAGCGAAGGAGATGGAACTTatgcagctgaagcaaggttCCTTATTGGTGGCAGACTACACAAGTAAGTTTGAGGAGCTTTataggttttctagggtgtgTCGGGTTGCCCCGAAGACCTACGAGAGCTGGAAGTGTATCAAGTACCAAAGGGGCTTGAAGGATAACATAATGACTGTTGTGACTCCTATAGAGATTTGTACCTTCTCCGATTCGGTAAATAAGCCGAGGGTGGTTGAGGAGTATGCCAAGACAGTAGCTGCATCCAAGGACACTCATGGAGGGAATACTT GTGGTTGCTTCAACTGTGGATTGCCTGGTCATATTACGAAGGATTGCGCTCGTGGGAAGAACCCGAATGCAGGTCAGAGTCAGTATCAAGGTCGAGTTTTTGCTGTGAACGCCAAGGATGCTTCTAAGGCGGATCCGTTGATGAGAGGTATATGTCTAATTAGTGATAAAACCTTAATTGCATTGTATGATACTGGAGCTTCATATTCatttatcttatttgataaAGTTGAGGAATTAGGCTTGAAAGTGCCAGAGTTAGCATTTGAATTGCATGTACATACTCCGCATCAGACGGTTATGACTAGGTCAGGTTGTAGGCAAGTAGGATTTAAACTGGAGGGTAGAGATTTTATGCATGACCTGATTTGTTTGCCAATGGTTGGATTGGAGATTATTTTGGAGTTTGATTGGTTGTCAAAGAACCGGATTTTGTTGGATTGTTTTGAATGGTCGATTCAATTTATGCCGGAAGGAGAAAATGGAGGAGTGGTAGCTGAGGGTTACTACCTGAACTCTGTAATGGTGCACTGTAATGCGAAAAAGTGTCAAGGTTATATCTTGATGACTGCTAATGCATCGGGCGATGCCCTGAACTTAGATCAAATCCCGATAGTAAGAGACTTTCCTGAGGTATTCCCGAAAGATATCCCTGAGTTTCCACCTCAAAGGAAAATTGAATTTGCAATTGAATTGGTGCCGGGAACTGGACCACTGACGACTGCGCCGTATAGAATGGCTCTGATAGAGCTGGATGAACTAAAGACTCAGTTGAAGGAGCTTTTGAATAAGAGGTTCATTCGACCGAGTGTATCACCGTGGGGAGTACCAGTTTTATTGGTGAAAAAGAAAGATGGAGGAATGTGA